TGACAGGACGCATGGGAACCAGCCTACGACGCGGGTGCGACAGCCGGAACGTGCGGGCGGCGCTGTCAGCTCAGGGCGCATCCGCGCGCAGGCGCTCCAGGGTGTGACGGGCACGCGCGGCGAGCTGCTCGCGGGTGCCGGTGTTCAGCACCAGACGGTCCGCGCGCAGGATCCGCTCGCGATCGGTGACCTGCGCGGCCATGATCGACTCGACGTACTCGCGGTCCTTGCCGCGATCGCGCATCACGCGGGCGATCCGGTCCTCGCGCCGTGCGAGCACCGCCACGACTGCGCGGTAGTCGCCCTCCTTGCCCTTCTCCAGCAGCAGCGGACTGTCGTGGACGACGAGGGACTCCCCCGCCGCCGCGGCCTCCGCCTCCTCGCGGGCGACGGCCTCGTCGACACGGCTGAGCACGATGCGCTCGAGGTCGGCGCGGGCGGCGTCGTCGGCGAAGACGAGACGGGCCATGGCGGCGCGGTCGATGGTGCCGGCGGCGTTGCGCAGCTCCTCGCCGAAGCGGGCGATCGCCTCCTCGACCCCGTCCCCGGGCACGTCGAGCACCGCGCGGGAGTGGGCGTCGAGGTCGATGACCCGCATCCCCTCCTCGCGCCAGAGCGCGGCGACGGTGGACTTGCCGGAGCCGATGCCGCCGGTGAGGCCGATGCGGTGGAGGGCGGGTGCGGGAGCCATGCCCCGATCGTAGGGCGCGCGGGGCGCGCGGTCGGCCGACGGGGGCGGAGCGGCCGACGGGGACCGGCCGACGGGATCCGGCCGACTGGGCTCGGCCGACGGGGCCGGGTCGACCTGGTCACGGGAGCATTCCGACTGGCGGGCGCGCGTACTACGGTGCTCGCGTGGATCCGCTTCAGCTGCTCGTGACGAACGACCTCCTGCGCGTGCTCGACCTCGTGGGTGTTTTCATCATGGGTGTCGCGGCAGGGGCGATCGCGGCCCGCCTGAACTTCGACGTGGTGGGCTTCGCGATCATCGGGATCACCGCCGGTCTCGGCGGCGGCATCGTCCGCGACCTGATCCTCGACTTCGGCGTGCCGGCCGCGTTCTCCAGCCCCTGGTACCTCACCTGCGCCCTGGCCGGCTCCGCGCTCTCGTTCCTGATCAACGCCGAGGGCCAGTGGTGGCGTCGCCTGGTGACGGTGCTGGACATCATGGCGATGGGGCTGTGGGCCGCGACGGGCACCGCGAAGTCCCTCGGTTACGGCCTGGACGCCCTGCCGGCGGTGCTGCTGGGCGTGGCGAGCGCGGTGGGCGGCGGTGTGCTGCGCGATGTGCTCGTGGGGCGTATCCCCGCGATCTTCGGCGGCGGCCCGCTGTACGCGACCGGGTCGCTGCTCACCGCGGTGCTGACCTGGCTCGTCTTCGCTCTGGGCCTGCCCGCCCCGACGGTGCTGATCGCGGTCGCGGTCGGGGCGCTGCTGGCCGGGGTCGCCGCGTGGCGGCGCTGGAGCCTGCCCGCGCACAACGAGTGGCAGGTGACCATGTCCGCCGCGCAGCTGAAGCGCCTGGTTCGCCGCACCCGCACCGCCGAGCGCGAGCGGGTCGCCGCGGAGACCGGTGCGATCCCGGTGGTGAACCTGGACAACGACGACCTCGCCGAGGACCTGATCACGGACGACGTCGACGAGACGGCGTACGTCGAGCGGGTCTTCCACGACGGCGAGGAGACGGGGCCCGACGGCGGGCATCCCCAGCAGGGACCGCTCGGGGCGCGCTGAGGCCGGGTCAGGGACGCAGCAGCTCGAGCATCCGCGCGACCTCGTCGGCCGCGAGCTGGCCGGGCGCCGAGCCCTCGCCGACGCTCGCGAAGGTTGCGGCGCTGCCGAAGGCCTCGGCCGCGACGCGGCTGGTCGCGCCGAGCGATCCCATGGAGATCGCGAGGTGCGGGCCGGTGCGGTCCTCGGCGACGGTGAGGCTCGCCGAGAGCAGGGTGAGCACGTCGCGGGCGCTGCGCGGGGTGACGGCGATCTTGGGGATGTCGGCGCCGCGAGCGCGCTGGGCGCGGAGGAGCTCCACGAGCCGCGCCTCGTCCGGGGTGCCGTCGAAGTCGTGGAAGGACCCGACCACGGCGATGCCGTGCCGTCGGGCCGCGGCGATCACGGAATCCACGACGGACCGGTCGCGGGCGGTCTCGATGTCCACGAGGTCCACGGCGGACTGGGTGCCGGCGCGGCGACCGGTGATCAGTGCCTCGAGCAGCGCGCCGAGGTCCCGGTCGGAGAGCGGCCGGCTCCCGCCCTCCGCGGTGGTGCGGAAGGTGACAAGCAGCGCCCGGTCGGCGCCGAGGGCGGTGCGCAGGGGCGAGAGCGCCTCGAGCACCGCCTCCCGGTGCGCCCCGGCGTCCTCGAGGTCCGGACGGAAGAGGTCCAGGCGCCACTCGAGGATCCGCGCCGGGGAGGCGAGGGCCGACTCCGCCTGGGCGAGGAGCGGCTCGAGGTCCTCCCCCACCAGCGGCACGATGATCTCGGGCCGGCCGCGCCCCAGCTCGATCCCGCGCACGGTCGCGGTGCGGCGCCGCTCGTCGCTCACGGCGGTCAGTCCTCGGTGATCGCCGCGTAGGCGGACAGCAGCAGCGCCGGGTCCGGCCCCTCGATGCGGGAGACCTTGCCGATGCGGTCCAGGACCACGAAGCGCAGCAGGCCGGCGCGGGTCTTCTTGTCCCGCTTCATGGCGTCCTCGAGCTTGGGCCATTGGCGGTCGCGGTACGTGGTGGGCAGTCCAAGGGAGACGAGGATGTCGCGGTGGCGGTCCACCTCGGCCTCGGAGAGCTTGCCGGCCAGGTGCGAGAGCTCGGCGGCGAACATCATGCCCACGCTCACGGCGGCGCCGTGGCGCCACTGGTAGCGCTCGTTGCGCTCGATGGCGTGGCCGAGGGTGTGGCCGTAGTTGAGGATCTCCCGCTCCCCGGACTCCTTGAGGTCCGCGGAGACGACGCGGGCCTTGACCCGGATCGCGCGCTCGATCGCCTCGCGGAAGGCGTCGGTGGAGACGTTCAGCACGGCCTTCGGGTCCTTCTCGACGATGTCGAGGATGGCGGTGTCCTCGATGAACCCGGCCTTGACCGCCTCGGCGAGGCCCGCGGCGACGTCATTGGCGCCGAGCCCGGCGAGCACGTCGAGGTCGGCGATCACGGCGATCGGCGGATGGAAGGCGCCGACGAGGTTCTTGCCCTCGGAGGTGTTGATGCCGGTCTTGCCGCCCACTGCCGCATCGACCATGGCGGCGACCGTGGTCGGGACCTGCAGCACGTCGATGCCGCGCAGCCACGACGCGGCGACGAAACCCGCGAGATCGGTGGCGGCGCCGCCGCCGAGCCCGATCACGAGGTCCTGGCGACCGATCTCGGCCTGCCCGCACACGCCCCACAGGAACCCGGCGACCTGCGCGGTCTTCGCCTCCTCGCCGTCGGGGATCTCGGCGGCGAAGGCCTGCCGACCGGTCTCGGCGATCGCGGCGCGGACCTGCTCGGCGACCTCCCGCAGGCTCGGCTGGTGCACGAGGACGACGCGGCGGGCCCGCTCGGGCACGAGGGTCGGGATGTCGGCGAGCAGACCGCGGCCGACGAGGACGTCGTAGCCGCCGGTCGGAGTGGTCACGGGGATGGTCGTGGTGCTCATTCGGTCTCCTCCGGTACCCGTGAGGGCGTGTCGAGCTGCAGGATGCGGGCGATGGCGCGGGCGACGAGGGCGGGGCTGCCCTGGCCCGCGTCGATGCGATAGGGCGCGAGGTCGCGATAGGCCTCCATGCGCTGCGAGGTGACGGCCCGCCAGCGGGTCAGGGGGTCCTCCCCGGCGAGCATCGGCCGGTCCGCACCGGTGCCGAGGCGCTGGGCGACGATGCGCTCGTCGATCTCGAGCAGCACGACAGGACGGCCGCGCAGGCGCTCGGCCGAGGCGGGGGTCAGCGGCGCACCCCCGCCGAGGGACAGGATCCCGCCGTGCTCGTCCAAGGCACGGGCGAGGGCGTCCGCCTCCAGGGCGCGGAAGGTCTTCTCCCCGTCGGCCGCGAAGATCTCGCGGATGGAGCGTCCCTCGGCCCGGACGATCAGGGCATCGAGGTCCGCGAAGGCGACCCCGAGCCGGGCGGCGAGGGCCTTGCCGACGCTGGTCTTCCCTGCGGCCATGGGGCCGATCAGGATCGCCAGCGGGCCCGCCGGGCGCGCGGCCGACGGGTCGGCGGGGCGCGGGTCGGTCACGAGGCGCTGTCCGGGCGGCGGTCGGTCAGCGCCGCCTGCAGGTCCTTCGTCCCCTCGAGGTGGGCGCGGATCTCGGCGACCGAGTCGCCGCCGGCCTTCTCCAGCAACGCGTCGGCGAGGGTCAGCGCGACCACGGCCTCGGCGATCACGGCGGCCGGGGCAACGGCGCAGGTGTCCGAGCGCTGGTGGTTGGCGGTGGCCTGGGCGCCGGTGGACACGTCCACGGTGCGCAGGGCGCGCGGGACGGTGGAGATCGGCTTCAGGGCGCCGCGCACGCGGATGACCTGGCCGTTGCTCATGCCGCCCTCGAGGCCGCCGGCACGGTTGCTGACGCGCGGGAAGGACTCCTCGCCCTCGTGGCCCTCGCTGCCGACGGCGAGGATCTCGTCGTGGGCGGCGGAGCCGCGACGGGCGGCGGTGTCGAAGCCGTCGCCGATCTCGACGCCCTTCATCGCCTGGATGGACATGATGGCCTGGGCGAGTCGGCCGTCGAGGCGGCGGTCCCACTGGGTGTGGGAGCCGAGTCCCACAGGGACGCCGTAGGCGAGGACCTCGACGACGCCGCCGAGGGTGTCGCCGTCGGCCTTGGCGGCGTCGACCTCGGCAACCATCGCCGCGGAGGTCTCCTCGTGGAAGCAGCGCAGCGGGTCGGCGTCCAGGCGCTCGACATCGTCCGGGGTGGGCAGCGCCGCGCCCTCGGGGACGCGCACGGGTCCGACGGACAGGGTGTGGGAGACCAGGCGGATCCCGGCGGCCTGCTCGAGCAGCGCCGCAGCGACGCGACCGGCGACCACGCGGGCGGCGGTCTCCCGGGCGCTCGCGCGCTCGAGGATCGGGCGGGCCTCGTCGAAGCCGTACTTCAGCATCCCCGAGAGGTCGGCGTGGCCGGGGCGGGGACGGGACAGGGGGCGGTTGCGGGCGATCTCGCGCTCGTCGCCGGTGCCGGCGTCGACCAGCAGGTCCTCGCGCGGGACCGGGTCGGCGCTCATGACCTTCTCCCACTTGGGCCACTCGGAGTTCGCGATCTCGATCGCGAGCGGGGAGCCGAGGGTGAGGCCGTGGCGGAGACCGCCGTGGACGGTCAGGACGTCCTGCTCGAACTTCTGGCGGCTGCCGCGGCCGTGGCCGAGGCGGCGCCGGGCGAGCGCGTCCTTGAGATCGTCACTGGTCAGCTCGATCCCGGCGGGGACGCCGTCGAGCAGGGAGATGAGGGAGGGGCCGTGGGATTCCCCGGCCGTGAGCCAGCGCAGCATGCCCACGATTCTCTCACGGGGTGCCGCGGCGGGGCGGCCGCGTCCGCCGTGACCTGCTCCTCGTCCCGTCCCGTCGGCCTCGTCCCCGCACCGGCCGGGTCCCGTCCCCGCACCGGCCGGGTCCCGTCCTCGCGTCGGCCGGGTCCCGTCCTCGCGTCGGCCGGGGCAGGGCGGGCCGCGCCGGTCAGTCCTCGTCGAGCTCCTCGGCCTCGTGCGGGGTGAGCCGCTCGACCAGCGGCACCACATCGGCGATGCCGTCGAGCACGGCGGTGGGCCGGTAGGGGTACTGGGCGATCTCGGAGGCGCGGGTGGAGCCCGTGAGGACGAGCACGGAGCGCATGCCCGCCTCGAGCCCGGACTTCACGTCGGTGTCCATGCGGTCCCCGATCATCACCGAGGTCTCGGAGTGGGCGCCGATGCGGTTCAGGGCCGTGCGCATCATCAGCGGGTTCGGCTTGCCGACGTAGTAGGGCTGGATGCCGGTGGCGGCGGTGATCATCGCGGCGACCGCCCCGGTGGCCGGCAGCGGACCCTCGGCGCTCGGCCCAGTGACGTCGGGGTTGGTGGCGATGAACTTCGCGCCGTCCCGGATCAGGCGGATCGCGCGGGTGATCGCCTCGAAGGAATAGGTGCGGGTCTCCCCCAGCACCACGAACTCGACATCGGTGTCGGCGAGGATGAAGCCCTCGTCGTGCATGGCGCTGGTGAGACCGGCCTCGCCGATCACATAGGCGGCCGAGCCCGGCTGCTGCTCGGCGAGGAAGCGGGCGGTCGCAAGCGCGCTGGTCCAGATCGCCGCCTCCGGCAGCTCGATGCCGCTGCGGGACAGGCGCGCCCGCAGATCGCGCGGTGTGAAGATCGAGTTGTTGGTGAGCACCAGGAAGGGGCGGCCGAACTGCTGCAGCGCGGCGATGAACTCGGCGGCGCCGGGCAGGGCGGTGTTCTCGTGGACGAGCACTCCGTCCATGTCGGTCAGCCACGTGTGGATCGGGGAGTCCTCGAGCACGGTCGTCATGGCACCAGTGTGCCCTCTCGGCGGCGCCTTCGTCTCCGGGGTCCGCGGCGGTCCGTCGGCCGACGGGGCTCGCAGCGCCTCGCGGAACGGGACCGGCCCGGCCCCCGCAGTGCGGGGACCGGGCCGGTCCGAAGCAGCGATCCGGAGATCAGTTGCCGGTGAGCTTGGCGCGCAGGGCGGCCAGGGCCTCGTCGGAGGCCAGGGTGCCCTCGTCCGAGGAGCTCGACTGGTACGAGGTCGAAGCCGGAGCGGACTCGGAGGACGAGGTGGAGGCGGCGGCCGGAGCGTTCGCGGACTCCTCGTCGGCCTTGATGGCCTCG
This genomic interval from Brachybacterium aquaticum contains the following:
- the coaE gene encoding dephospho-CoA kinase (Dephospho-CoA kinase (CoaE) performs the final step in coenzyme A biosynthesis.), with translation MAPAPALHRIGLTGGIGSGKSTVAALWREEGMRVIDLDAHSRAVLDVPGDGVEEAIARFGEELRNAAGTIDRAAMARLVFADDAARADLERIVLSRVDEAVAREEAEAAAAGESLVVHDSPLLLEKGKEGDYRAVVAVLARREDRIARVMRDRGKDREYVESIMAAQVTDRERILRADRLVLNTGTREQLAARARHTLERLRADAP
- a CDS encoding trimeric intracellular cation channel family protein, with translation MDPLQLLVTNDLLRVLDLVGVFIMGVAAGAIAARLNFDVVGFAIIGITAGLGGGIVRDLILDFGVPAAFSSPWYLTCALAGSALSFLINAEGQWWRRLVTVLDIMAMGLWAATGTAKSLGYGLDALPAVLLGVASAVGGGVLRDVLVGRIPAIFGGGPLYATGSLLTAVLTWLVFALGLPAPTVLIAVAVGALLAGVAAWRRWSLPAHNEWQVTMSAAQLKRLVRRTRTAERERVAAETGAIPVVNLDNDDLAEDLITDDVDETAYVERVFHDGEETGPDGGHPQQGPLGAR
- the aroD gene encoding type I 3-dehydroquinate dehydratase translates to MSDERRRTATVRGIELGRGRPEIIVPLVGEDLEPLLAQAESALASPARILEWRLDLFRPDLEDAGAHREAVLEALSPLRTALGADRALLVTFRTTAEGGSRPLSDRDLGALLEALITGRRAGTQSAVDLVDIETARDRSVVDSVIAAARRHGIAVVGSFHDFDGTPDEARLVELLRAQRARGADIPKIAVTPRSARDVLTLLSASLTVAEDRTGPHLAISMGSLGATSRVAAEAFGSAATFASVGEGSAPGQLAADEVARMLELLRP
- the aroB gene encoding 3-dehydroquinate synthase, producing the protein MSTTTIPVTTPTGGYDVLVGRGLLADIPTLVPERARRVVLVHQPSLREVAEQVRAAIAETGRQAFAAEIPDGEEAKTAQVAGFLWGVCGQAEIGRQDLVIGLGGGAATDLAGFVAASWLRGIDVLQVPTTVAAMVDAAVGGKTGINTSEGKNLVGAFHPPIAVIADLDVLAGLGANDVAAGLAEAVKAGFIEDTAILDIVEKDPKAVLNVSTDAFREAIERAIRVKARVVSADLKESGEREILNYGHTLGHAIERNERYQWRHGAAVSVGMMFAAELSHLAGKLSEAEVDRHRDILVSLGLPTTYRDRQWPKLEDAMKRDKKTRAGLLRFVVLDRIGKVSRIEGPDPALLLSAYAAITED
- a CDS encoding shikimate kinase, which encodes MTDPRPADPSAARPAGPLAILIGPMAAGKTSVGKALAARLGVAFADLDALIVRAEGRSIREIFAADGEKTFRALEADALARALDEHGGILSLGGGAPLTPASAERLRGRPVVLLEIDERIVAQRLGTGADRPMLAGEDPLTRWRAVTSQRMEAYRDLAPYRIDAGQGSPALVARAIARILQLDTPSRVPEETE
- the aroC gene encoding chorismate synthase, with the translated sequence MLRWLTAGESHGPSLISLLDGVPAGIELTSDDLKDALARRRLGHGRGSRQKFEQDVLTVHGGLRHGLTLGSPLAIEIANSEWPKWEKVMSADPVPREDLLVDAGTGDEREIARNRPLSRPRPGHADLSGMLKYGFDEARPILERASARETAARVVAGRVAAALLEQAAGIRLVSHTLSVGPVRVPEGAALPTPDDVERLDADPLRCFHEETSAAMVAEVDAAKADGDTLGGVVEVLAYGVPVGLGSHTQWDRRLDGRLAQAIMSIQAMKGVEIGDGFDTAARRGSAAHDEILAVGSEGHEGEESFPRVSNRAGGLEGGMSNGQVIRVRGALKPISTVPRALRTVDVSTGAQATANHQRSDTCAVAPAAVIAEAVVALTLADALLEKAGGDSVAEIRAHLEGTKDLQAALTDRRPDSAS
- a CDS encoding HAD-IIA family hydrolase — translated: MTTVLEDSPIHTWLTDMDGVLVHENTALPGAAEFIAALQQFGRPFLVLTNNSIFTPRDLRARLSRSGIELPEAAIWTSALATARFLAEQQPGSAAYVIGEAGLTSAMHDEGFILADTDVEFVVLGETRTYSFEAITRAIRLIRDGAKFIATNPDVTGPSAEGPLPATGAVAAMITAATGIQPYYVGKPNPLMMRTALNRIGAHSETSVMIGDRMDTDVKSGLEAGMRSVLVLTGSTRASEIAQYPYRPTAVLDGIADVVPLVERLTPHEAEELDED